In Micromonospora cremea, the genomic window CGCGGGCACGGCGCCGCTGGTGTCGTCATCGACTCCGCGCCGCCGGAAGGCATCCAGGTCACGCCGCCGTCGCAGATCAAGTCGCTGTTCCCGATCCTGAACAACCCGGCCAAGCGCCACCAGGCCGCGGGTCTCACGCCCGAACAGTGGCACTACGCGTTCACCAACACCCTGTCGGCCGAGGACTCGAAGGCCGCCTACGAGCGGTACGCCATTCCGGCGTCCGGCAGCTGGGTGTGGCACGGTTTGCTGGCCAATCTCAAACCCGGTAAGCAGGAGACCTGGGTCGACTTCCGCAACGCCGACCGGGCACCGCTGCTGTTCATCGCCGGAGGGTCCGACCACACCATGCCGCCGTCGGTGAACAAGTCCAACGCCCACCACTACAAGGGCGAAGGCACGATCACCGGCTACATCGAGTTCCCCGGCCGATCCCACTGGACCTGCGTCGATCCCGGCTGGGAACAGGTCGCCGACACGGCACTCGACTGGGCGCTGCGGCACGCCCGGTGAGGCCCGGCTGAACCACATCGGCGGGCCGACCGTGCTGATCGAGACGGCCGGATGTCGCCTACGCACCGACCCCACCTTCGATCCGTCCGGACGCCGCTACTCGTTCGGCTGGGGCGCGGCCTCCCGCGAGAAGGCCGTGCCCCGCCGTCCAGCCGTCGGCACTCGGACCGCTCGACGCGGTACTGCTCAATCACGACCATCACGCCGAAAACCCGACGATGCGGGCCGGGCTTTCCTGCCCACGGCAACCACCGTCATCACCACCTAGATTAGCTGGCTAAGGGATGTCTCGTAGCTCGACGGCCGGTCCATGGTGGATCATGTCGGGGTGCAGGTGATCTCGGCAGCCCACCCGGAGTGGATCTTCCCGTTCACCGGGCTGCAGCCCGCCCAGTTCCGCAGGCTGGTCAGGCTGGTCGCTGAGCGTGGTGGTGACGCGATCGCTGATGGCCGGCCGGGCAGGCAGTTTTCTCTCGACCTCGCCGATCGGGTATTGCTGGTGGCCGCGTACTGGCACGACCAACCGGCCGCTGCTTGACACCCAAACCTCATGGGATGTCTGTCAGCGTTGCTGTCTTAGCGGGCGGGTGGATCGCTGGGTTATGAGGAGACCACGCGGGATCCCTGGTCCCAGGGGATGGCCTCGATGCGCTCCATGTGATGTTCGCCCCACTCGCCCGGCGGTGCCATCGCGGCGTTGAGCGAGTGGCCGAACTCGGTGAACGAGTACTCCACCTTCGGCGGGACCTGGTGATAGAGCTCGCGGTGCGGCAGGCCGGCGGTCTCCATCTCCCGTAGCTGCAGGATGAGGACCCGTTCGCTGATGCCAGTGACGGCCCGCCGCAGCTCCCCGAAGCGCAGGGGGCCATCCTGAAGCGCGAACAGGATCAGCCCCCCCTGACGGCAGAAGACGCGGAGCGGCGGCTATTCGGGGAGATGTTCCGTCACCTCGACCGGATCGAGCCTTGGCTCCAGCGCATGGACCCCGGTGGGCACTACGAACGCCCCCAGGAGCGCAGCGCGCTGAGCCGCGACGACAAGGAGACGCACCCGCACGGGATGAGCCATGCCGCCTGGCACTCGCTGTCCCACGCCGTCGACCACCTGAACTGCCTGCGCACGCTGCTGAAGGACGCCCAGATGATGCACATGTACGTCCCCTACTCCATTGCCCGCGCGGCGCTGGAGAACGCGTGCGCCGCGGTGTGGCTGCTTGCCCCGGATGACCGGACTGAGCGAATCCTTCGGCGCCTGCGCCTTGCTGCACTGGACATCCGGGGCGGCGGGGCCGCTAGGCGGCTGCTGACCGATGAGCCGGGGCCGAGGTCCGAAGAGGAACGCGTGGGAGAACTCCGCGAGATCGCGCGGCGGAAGGGGCAGGCCGCGGGCCGGACGTGTGTGGATTTTCGCGTACGCGGTGCCGCACTCCGAGATGCAGCCGTCCCCTGATGATGCCGACGTCGTACGCCACCGCCAAGGATGCCGGCTATGGCGAGATCCGCACCTCCACTGAGCTGATGAACCATCGGAAGTCAGACCTGCTGTGGATGGAGACGTCGTTGGTGCCGCTCAAGTCGAATGACCGGGTCCCCGCGCATACGATCACGGGCTCATTCGCGGGCACCGGTCCGGCGCTGAACAGGTGCGCGAAGTAATGGGCACCCCGGGTCAGGTTCTCGCGGACATGGCTGGAATCGTCGTCGGTCTGCAGGTGGAAGGCTGACATCTGGGCGTACGACGGCTCGGCCACGCTGGGATGCAGGACGTCGAGCATCAGGAAGTTGCCCTGGCCGGTGGTGGAGTTCGACCACCCCCACTCGTTCTCCGTCCTCAACCGGTGCGTCGCCTCAACGGACTGGGCGTCGATGAGCACCTCGACCAGACCTGCCGTCGGCGGCGTGAAGGAGAAGGCTATCGCGCTGAAGCCGTCGCCCGAGGCGTAGTCGAAGTCGCCGGCGTCGCTGTTGTCCATCGTGACGGTGATGCCGACGTCTCCGAGCGACGGATTCAACGTGTGCACCCGATCGACGATGAAGTTGTCATTGCGTACCGGGACGAAGCCGAAGTTGAACCCGAAGAACGGCGGACGGTGGACCTCCCACCGGTGTGGGCCCGGATCGCCGTCCGGGATGATGACCCCCCACGGAAGCGCGTGCGCGTGGAACGGGGACAGCCTCAGCCACCCGTCGAGGTGGCTGGACAGGTGGAAGCCCGGGGTGACGTGCGCATCCACCGGGGCGAGGACGTCGGCCATCGCCTCGTGGTAGTCCTCCCTGATCTCGGCAAGCTCGTCACGCCGGACCTTCCGGGCGCGGAGAAGCGCGTCGGCCTTCTGTTTGCGGGCCTCGTTCAGGTCCGCGAAGGTCACTCCAAGCCGTGCGGCGGCTGGAGCAGGTCACGAAGCGCCAGCCGCTCCTGGCGCATCAGCGTCGTCAGGTCCGCCCAGTTGTCGTCCCCCAGCAGGCGACGCAGCCGGTCACTGGCGCCGGCCGCCACCTCCGCGGCCTTGCGGTTGCGCTCTTTACTGATCGTCCGGAGGCGCTCCTCGCGCTCCTGGATCGCCGCGTCGGCCATCCGCTGGGCTTCGACGGGAAAGTGACGAAGATTCTGGCTCGTTGTGGGGGTCTTGAGCATGGTGTGCCCCCTGAAGGTGGGCGACCGTTGCCCGGAGCATATGCACGTCCCACGCCCGTGGAGCAGTCGATGTCCACGATGTGCTGAAACGGGCCTGTGCCGCTCGGAGACCTGGTCCTGGCCTCTGAGGTGCGGTTTTGTGCGGCCCAGCCAACCGACCGCGAGGCATGGTGGCGGGCATGTTCCTGTTCTTCGGGTACCTGGGCTTCCTGCTGCTCGGCATGGACGACGAGCAGGACAGGTTGGCCTACATCGGACACGTCGGCACGGGCTTCACCCAGACCGTGCTGCGCGATCTGCAGCAACGCCTGGAGCCGCTGCGTCGGCCGAACCCGCCGTTCGCCTCGCTGGTGCCGCGCGAACACGCCCGCCATGCCGTCTGGGTCGACCCGGTCCTGGTCGGGGACGTCGCCTTCCTGGACGCGCGACCGCCGGCTGCGCCACCCCTGCTGCAAGGGGCTGCGTAGCGACCGCGATTCCGCCGAGGTCCGGCTGCGGGCGTGACGCGGGCCGGGCCTACGTGCCAATCCGGCGGGGTTCGAGCCGGGTGGCCGCCGGCCCCGTCAGCTGCCAGAACTCCTTCGGCAACTGGGCGATGGAATCCTCGTACTCCTTCGCGCTGACCGCGTCCCGCAGCGTGTCCAGCACGGCGCGCACCCCGTCGGTCGCCGTCTGGAACTCCACCGCGGCGCGTTGCTGCACCCGCTCGAAGAACTCGGGAAGCTCGAACGGTTCGGCCTGCTCGTCGGGTTTGCGTAGGTCCCCCCGCAGCTCCTCGGGAAGCTGCATGGCGAGATCCCGTGCCTGGCCGCCGCTGAGCCGCTCCGCCAACGTCGCGAGCGTGGCACGGGTGATCGGCTCGGCCAGGGTCGGTGACATCTTCGGTCGCGTCGCCACCGACTGGATGAACTCCGTGTAGTTCACCTCGAACCCCTTCCTGCCGCGAATGCTGCGTCTACCCGCGCCTCCAAGGTTGAAACGGCGCCCGCCGCGTCAGTGGCCGGGGGCCTCCATGGCGCGTGCCGCCGCGACGATGGCGCTCACCCCGATCCCGGCCTGGTCCATCAGCTGGGTCGGGGTACCGGAGGTGGGCAGGCCCCGTACCGCCAGGTGCTTCACCCGCACCGGCTCGGCGAGGTCGGCCAGGGACTCCAGGACCGCCGACCCCATGCCACCCTCCGGGTAGTGATCCTCGATGACCAGCAGCCGACCGCCGGTGGCCCGGACGGCGTCGAGCAATCGGTCCCGGTCCAGCGGCTTGACCGAATACAGGTCGATGACCCGGGCCTTGATCCCCTCGCGCGCCAGTTCGTCGGCGGCGGCGAGGCAGTTGTGCACCGTGACCCCGGCGCCGATCAGCGCGACGTCGTCGTCGTCGCCGCCGCGGAGCAGTTTGCTGCCGCCGACCGGGAAGGGGTCCTCGTTGTCGTAGAGCACCGGGTACTTGCCTCGGGTGGTGCGCAGGTAGTTGACGCCCTTGCGGTCGACCATTTGCGCGACGAGGGCCGCGCAGGACACGGCGTCGCTGGGATACAGCACCGTCGACCCCTGCACGGCGCGCATGGCCGCTAGGTCCTCCAGCCCCATCTGCGAGGGACCGTCCGTCCCGATCTCCACCCCGCAGTGCGACCCGGACAGGGCGATGTCGGCCCGGGAGATGCCGGCCATCCGCACGAAGTCGTAGGCGCGGGAGAAGAACGCCGCGAAGGTCGCGGCGAAGGGCCGATAGCCGCGTACCTGCAGTCCGACCGCGGCGGCGACTAGTTGCTGTTCGGAGATGAACATCTCGAAGAACCGGTCGGGATACGCCTCGGCGAACTTGTCGGCGCGGGTGGAGTCGCTGACCTCACCGTCTAGGGCGACAACGTCCGGCCGCGAGCCCAGCGCGCGCAGCGCGTCACCGTACGCGTTCCGGGTGGCCACCTTCGCCCCCTTGTCGTAGCGCGGCAGCGTGGGCGGCTCGCCGGCGGGGGCACTAGCGGGCGGGGCGGACTCGGGTTGCGGCCCGGTGACGCGGATCTGGCGTACCCCGCCGAGAGCCTTTACGGCCCGCTCGGCCATGTCGGGTTTCAGCGGCTTGCCGTGCCACCCGGGCTGGTCCTCGACCTCCGGCACCCCCTTGCCCTTGACCGTCCGGGCGAGCACCACGGTCGGACCCGTCGCCTGCCGCGCCCGGCCGAACGCCTCGTCGATCGCGGCCAGGTCGTGGCCGTCGATGACGAGCGCCTGGCAGCCGAACGCCTCGACCCGGCGGCGGTAGGTGTCCAGGTCCCATTCCAACTCGGTCGGACCCCGCTGCCCGAACCGGTTGATGTCGACGATCACGGTGAGGTTGCGCAGCCCGTAGTGGCCCGCCTTGTCCAGCGCCTCCCAGATGGAGCCCTCGGCCATCTCGCTGTCGCCGCACAGCGCCCACACGTGGAACGGCAGGTGGTCGAGGTACCGGCCGGCGAGCGCGATCCCGACCCCGACGGGCAGTCCCTGACCGAGCGACCCGGTGGCCACGTCGACCCAGGGCAGGGCCGGCGTTGGGTGCCCTTGCAGGCGCGACCCGAACTGGCGGTAGGTCTCGACCAACTCCTGATCGGTGATCGCGCCCACCGCCTTGAAGACCGCATACAACAGCGGCGAGGCGTGGCCCTTGGAGAAGATCAGGTGATCGTTGGTCCGACCGCGCGGGTCAGTCCACTGGTAACGCAGGTGCCGGGAGATCAGCACCGCGAGCAGGTCCGCGGCGGACAGACTCGAGGTCGGATGCCCCGATTCCGCCCTGGTGCTGCACCGGATCGCATCCACTCGGAGCTGGGCGGCGAGCTCACCCAGTCGGGTGAGCTCCTCCGCGGGCAGTGTGCGCTCTGCTTCCATCGTCACCGGCATCGCCTCCGCAGCTACCGTAGTCAGGAAAGACCCGCATTACCCGGTAATCGCCGATTTGCCAGGGGCAGAGCGGGCCGGCCACGACCGGGGAGCCGAGCAGCCAGCCCGCCACCGCCAGATACGGCACGGCGGCCAACGCGACGGCCACGCGTTGCCGGCCGCGCCTGACGCCCTCGGCGGCATACCGAGCCAGCCAGTTGTGGATCGGCTGCCGCGACACCCCATACCGGGCGGCGACCTCAGTCTTCGCAGTGCCGCCCACGCACTCCACTACCGCGTGAAATCGCTGCTCCATGACGCTCAACCCCGCGAGTCAACCAAACCCGGGCAGTCCCAAGTCAGTGACAACGGCAGCGTCCGACAGCGAACGTCCACGAACTCTGACGGACCGTTCCCGCAGGTCAGCACAGGCATATGAGCAGGCTAACGCTGCGTGATCCTTGCTTGACACGCAAGCGGCCGCCAGCGACGAGGGTGGAGGCGCTGAGCCGGGCCAATGACGCCGGTCCGGTCCTGAACAGTCATCCTTCCTACACCTCTCGTTAGCCTGGCCTGTCTATGTTTCCTTGGCCGGGGGCCCACCCGGACCAGCGCAGACCAACCGGAAGCTGAGCACCATGAGCGCAATTCTCGTCAAGATAGTCGTTGAGATCCTCGCCGCCGCGGCAGCGGCGCTTATCGCGACACTCGCCAAACGCTGGCTGCGCACGATCTGACGCTCGAGCGTGAGCGCGGGTGATGCACGGCGGATTGCAGCGGCACGAGGAGTAACCAGCCTCACCGGTGACCGGCTCGGCGGAACCGAGCCGCCGGTAGCCCCGGCACGCGACTTCCGCTGACCAGTCGAAGGGGTCCGTGGACGACCGGCTCAGCCGGCCATGCTCGCGAGCGCGGCACCGGCGCTGCCGAGCAGCCCGAACAGCACGATCCGTCGGAACACCACGGGGTCGATGCGGTGGAACAGTCGGTTTCCCAGCCACCAGCCCAGCGGCACCGCGGGGAGCGCCACGAGGGAGATCCGCACCACATCGGCGTGTATCTGACCGGCCAGCAGGAACCCCGTCAGCCCCATCAGACTGGTGCCCGAGAAGGTCGCCGCCAGGGTGGCCCGGAAGGTGCGCGGATCGTAGCCGAGCGACTGGAAAGCGGCGACCAGCGGCGGCCCGTTCGTCCCGGTGGCGGCGGTCAGCACCCCGACGAGGACGCCGATGGCCCCGAGACCGATCCGTCCGGTGCGGATCCGTGCCCTGGACCAGACCAGCGCGGCGCAGCCGAGCACCACGACCGCGATCAGCGCGCTCAACAGCCGCTCCGGCGCGAGCGCGAGAACCAGCAGGCCGGCCGGCAGGCCGAGCAGGGCGGTGGCGGTGAGTGCCGCCGCGACCTGCCACCGGGCGTGGGCGCGTTCCCGGATGGCCGCGGTGACGGTCAGCCCGATGCCGGTCAGCGCCGACACCACCACGGCGGCGCGCGGGTCAACGGCGGCGGCCAGCAACGGCACGGTCACCAGCGCGTACCCGAAGCCGCTGACCGCCTGGGCGAAGGCGCCGAGCAGCACGATGCCGAACGCGCTGAGCAGGATGACCATCCGCTGAGACTGACGCACCGGACGGCGGGCGGACAACCGGCCGGCCCGGAGATCCCCGACACACGACCAGCGGCCGGCAATGCTCATGAGTCTGCCGTTCAGGCCGGACGGCGGCATCGCCGGGTGCCTACTACGCGGGGGAACAGCCGCAGAACTCGAAGAACCCAAATCCGTTGCGCAGTACGACGTCGCCTGCTTCCAGGTGACGTCGAACCACTGAACACCCGCCGGCGCGCCGACCCGGTTACAACTGTGCGGGCTGAGTATCCAAGGCGGTGCACCGGCCGGGACACCCCCGCATTTGTAGCGGGGGAGCAGGTCGGGCGGCTGTGTTGGTGCCTGGGGTCAAGGAGTCACGGGTTGACGTCCAGAGGAGCATCGGGATTGCTGTGGGACGTACGTCCCCCATCGTCCCCTACAACAAGAGCGTCGATCTCCAGCCGACCGACGCGTACCGAACGGAGCTGCAGGTGTCGTACGGCCGCGCGGCGGACCACCAGGCGCCCGATTGCCATAGCACCGACGGCGACGGAACCCACGGCCAGTGCGCCGACGGCCAGGGCGCCGAGACTGACGACACCGACCGCCGATGCACCGCCGGCAGCCGCGCCGGTGGCGGCGGCGCCAGCGCGCCGGTGCCAACGCGGGACCGGCGAACCGCAGCGCCCACATGTCGTCACGACCTCATCATGGGCCACGGCGACCAGGTCAGTGGGGTACTTCTCCGCCGCTGGCC contains:
- a CDS encoding alpha/beta hydrolase produces the protein MSTIVLIHGLWLTPRSWEHWVPYYESKGHRVLTPAYPGFDVEVEALRADPTPIATVTVPETIAHLERVITSLDEKPILIGHSFGGTFTQLLLDRGHGAAGVVIDSAPPEGIQVTPPSQIKSLFPILNNPAKRHQAAGLTPEQWHYAFTNTLSAEDSKAAYERYAIPASGSWVWHGLLANLKPGKQETWVDFRNADRAPLLFIAGGSDHTMPPSVNKSNAHHYKGEGTITGYIEFPGRSHWTCVDPGWEQVADTALDWALRHAR
- a CDS encoding winged helix-turn-helix transcriptional regulator encodes the protein MILFALQDGPLRFGELRRAVTGISERVLILQLREMETAGLPHRELYHQVPPKVEYSFTEFGHSLNAAMAPPGEWGEHHMERIEAIPWDQGSRVVSS
- a CDS encoding DUF2267 domain-containing protein: MNYTEFIQSVATRPKMSPTLAEPITRATLATLAERLSGGQARDLAMQLPEELRGDLRKPDEQAEPFELPEFFERVQQRAAVEFQTATDGVRAVLDTLRDAVSAKEYEDSIAQLPKEFWQLTGPAATRLEPRRIGT
- a CDS encoding transketolase; amino-acid sequence: MEAERTLPAEELTRLGELAAQLRVDAIRCSTRAESGHPTSSLSAADLLAVLISRHLRYQWTDPRGRTNDHLIFSKGHASPLLYAVFKAVGAITDQELVETYRQFGSRLQGHPTPALPWVDVATGSLGQGLPVGVGIALAGRYLDHLPFHVWALCGDSEMAEGSIWEALDKAGHYGLRNLTVIVDINRFGQRGPTELEWDLDTYRRRVEAFGCQALVIDGHDLAAIDEAFGRARQATGPTVVLARTVKGKGVPEVEDQPGWHGKPLKPDMAERAVKALGGVRQIRVTGPQPESAPPASAPAGEPPTLPRYDKGAKVATRNAYGDALRALGSRPDVVALDGEVSDSTRADKFAEAYPDRFFEMFISEQQLVAAAVGLQVRGYRPFAATFAAFFSRAYDFVRMAGISRADIALSGSHCGVEIGTDGPSQMGLEDLAAMRAVQGSTVLYPSDAVSCAALVAQMVDRKGVNYLRTTRGKYPVLYDNEDPFPVGGSKLLRGGDDDDVALIGAGVTVHNCLAAADELAREGIKARVIDLYSVKPLDRDRLLDAVRATGGRLLVIEDHYPEGGMGSAVLESLADLAEPVRVKHLAVRGLPTSGTPTQLMDQAGIGVSAIVAAARAMEAPGH
- a CDS encoding sulfite exporter TauE/SafE family protein gives rise to the protein MVILLSAFGIVLLGAFAQAVSGFGYALVTVPLLAAAVDPRAAVVVSALTGIGLTVTAAIRERAHARWQVAAALTATALLGLPAGLLVLALAPERLLSALIAVVVLGCAALVWSRARIRTGRIGLGAIGVLVGVLTAATGTNGPPLVAAFQSLGYDPRTFRATLAATFSGTSLMGLTGFLLAGQIHADVVRISLVALPAVPLGWWLGNRLFHRIDPVVFRRIVLFGLLGSAGAALASMAG